AGAAACCATATCTAAGATTTAGGAGAATTATTGATATGCCTATAATACTGGATAGATTTGCTGATGTTATTAAACAAGATGTTATTGATATGCTTAGAAAAAACAATGCTATTTTCATTCCAAATAGAAGTTTTGCTGTTTATGTGGGATATGATAATATTGAGTCAAGGTTTCCTATACCAATATTTGGTAATAGATATCTCCTTAGATATGAGGAGAGGGTTGGGGATAAGAACTATTACAAGATACTTGATTTAGCTGGTATAAGAAGACCAAAAACATTTTCATCTCCAGATGAAATTGATAGACCTGTAATGGTCAAACTTCCACACGCTAGGAAGAGGGTTGAAAGAGGATTCTTTATAGCTATAGATAGAGATGACTTTCAGAAGAGATTCAATAAACTTGTTGCTGATGGCATTATAAAGCCAGAGGATATGTCTAGAGCATCTATAGAAGAGCTTATAATTGGCGCTCATTTCAATGTCAATTACTTCAATAGTATCGCTAGAAAAGATGTAGAGATAATTAGCATTGACAGAAGACTACAGACAAATCTAGATGGATTTCTGAGAATGCCTGCAGATATACAGTTGGAGCTTAGAGATATAATGGATATCGAAATGATTGAAATAGGACATGAAATGGCTACCATTAGAGAGAGCATGCTTGAAAAGCTGTTTGAGATAGGCGATAAATTTGTTGAGGCAACAAAGATTATAGAGTCTCCGGGTATCATAGGACCATTCACCCTACAGCTAATGGTTACATCAGATCTAGATGTAGTTGTATTTGATGTTGCTCCCAGAATTGGTGGTGGAACCAATGTTCACATGGGTATAGGTAGTCAATATAGTAAGCTCTACTTTGGAAAGCCTATCAGCATGGGGAGAAGGATTGCTATGGAGATAAGAGAATGCATAGAACTTAACTGTATTGATAAGATCATTACATAGGGTACGGATATGACGCTAGATATCTGTCCCCTTGAATGGAGATACGCTTCGCAGGAAATGAGATATATTTTCTCTAGAGAGAATTTCATTAATAAGATGATAGAAGTTGAAACAGCTATTATGAGAGGATTAGAGAAAAGTGGTTTTGCACCCAATGGATGTTGGGAGAGGATAGCCAAGGTTGCAGGGGCTATAAATCCCAGAGAGATTGATGAACTTGAAAAGAGGCTTGGACATGATGTAGCAGCTCTTGTAGCAATACTATCAGAGAGGGTTGGTATGCCATGTGGAAACTATGTGCATCTGGGAGCTACAAGCTATGATATTGTTGATACAGCGTGGGCATTAGTATTGAGAGACGCCATCAACTTGGTTAAGAAGAAGCTTAGAAGGGTTATCGAAATACTAATTGATTTTGCCTATAGATATAGAGATGTTGTTATGGTTGGAAGAACCCATGGTAAACACGCACTTCCTATAACATTTGGGTTTAAAATGGCTAACTATGTATATGAGTTCTCAAGATCTTTTGAGAGGCTGTGTGATGTTGAGAAAAGGGTTGTTAGGGGTAAGATTGCAGGTGCTGTAGGTACAATGGCTGGATGGTTTGGTAAGGGGCTAAGTGTTGAGAAAGAAGCCCTTGAGTATCTAGGTCTAGAGTCTCATGCTATAGCTACACAGGTTGCACCAAGAGATG
Above is a genomic segment from Ignisphaera aggregans DSM 17230 containing:
- a CDS encoding Adenylosuccinate lyase (COGs: COG0015 Adenylosuccinate lyase~InterPro IPR000362:IPR019468:IPR020557:IPR004769~KEGG: dka:DKAM_0530 adenylosuccinate lyase~PFAM: fumarate lyase; Adenylosuccinate lyase-like~SPTR: B8D425 Adenylosuccinate lyase~TIGRFAM: adenylosuccinate lyase~PFAM: Lyase; Adenylosuccinate lyase C-terminus~TIGRFAM: adenylosuccinate lyase), which codes for MTLDICPLEWRYASQEMRYIFSRENFINKMIEVETAIMRGLEKSGFAPNGCWERIAKVAGAINPREIDELEKRLGHDVAALVAILSERVGMPCGNYVHLGATSYDIVDTAWALVLRDAINLVKKKLRRVIEILIDFAYRYRDVVMVGRTHGKHALPITFGFKMANYVYEFSRSFERLCDVEKRVVRGKIAGAVGTMAGWFGKGLSVEKEALEYLGLESHAIATQVAPRDGFAELVSALAILGSQLDRFALEIRELMRDEIAEVFYSAGEIGSSAMPHKRNPTTAERICGLAKILRGLVLTALENIPLMHERDLTNSSAERILIPHAFLVIDQMLEDMLSILSKLSIDEANMMRNLELSKGNIMSECIMSKLVLKGGVPRVQAHEIMRKLSRESYEKGIHLKEVVLSSDIVKMLSVNDIEECFDYRKYLGSYNELIDRAIEYAKNAIGI
- a CDS encoding IMP biosynthesis enzyme PurP domain protein (COGs: COG1759 ATP-utilizing protein of ATP-grasp superfamily (probably carboligase)~InterPro IPR010672:IPR009720~KEGG: dka:DKAM_0529 5-formaminoimidazole-4-carboxamide-1-(beta)-D- ribofuranosyl 5'-monophosphate synthetase-like protein~PFAM: IMP biosynthesis enzyme PurP domain protein; IMP biosynthesis enzyme PurP~SPTR: B8D424 IMP biosynthesis enzyme PurP-like protein~PFAM: Domain of unknown function (DUF1297); Protein of unknown function (DUF1246)), producing MRSLSSRYSVNELLNGYDTKSISISTIASHSALDVFDGAKDEGFKTIAICQRGREKPYLRFRRIIDMPIILDRFADVIKQDVIDMLRKNNAIFIPNRSFAVYVGYDNIESRFPIPIFGNRYLLRYEERVGDKNYYKILDLAGIRRPKTFSSPDEIDRPVMVKLPHARKRVERGFFIAIDRDDFQKRFNKLVADGIIKPEDMSRASIEELIIGAHFNVNYFNSIARKDVEIISIDRRLQTNLDGFLRMPADIQLELRDIMDIEMIEIGHEMATIRESMLEKLFEIGDKFVEATKIIESPGIIGPFTLQLMVTSDLDVVVFDVAPRIGGGTNVHMGIGSQYSKLYFGKPISMGRRIAMEIRECIELNCIDKIIT